A single genomic interval of Lathyrus oleraceus cultivar Zhongwan6 chromosome 7, CAAS_Psat_ZW6_1.0, whole genome shotgun sequence harbors:
- the LOC127101015 gene encoding uncharacterized protein LOC127101015, giving the protein MVMVVATMSRRPKSMSSEVETLGILAFDAAKTMCRLVSLFNSLSDDEINKLHCDVIKSKGVTYLNSSQENFLLHLAAAERLEELDNAAAAVSRLGQKCSDLGLARFDLVYADLKLGVIDLRKLQYNSRNTYKIIEKTEKLISASASLHSAMEYMVELETAEKKRQRNGTKPCQKPNMEYFNEKLVFQRKQVQNFKETSLWKQTFDKTVGIMARLVCIVYARICSVFGAYIHKDHSNKKNFMSFGFGFDDCCLLEHRKRRGVSEWYEESLHNRRMNRSVPISKEATSIKIVGVIKFLNNPIPMDFASSGGDGVEITMKGTKNDKVLKLAPPSTVGGAGLSLRYANVILLAERYLNAPAAMGDGAREALYDMLPGRLRVKVRAKLKGRWAKEEEKGSHGHSLAEGWREALEEMMEWLSPIAYDTLRWRAERYLEKTKFETKPTAMLLQTLHYSDLEKAEAAIVEVLVGLSCICLCERRMQ; this is encoded by the coding sequence ATGGTGATGGTCGTGGCTACCATGTCACGGCGTCCCAAGTCGATGTCGTCGGAGGTCGAAACCCTCGGCATCCTTGCTTTCGACGCCGCTAAAACCATGTGTCGTCTCGTCTCTCTCTTCAACTCCCTCTCCGATGATGAAATCAACAAGCTTCATTGCGATGTCATCAAATCTAAGGGCGTAACCTATTTGAATTCTAGCCAGGAGAATTTCCTCCTCCACCTTGCCGCTGCGGAACGTCTCGAGGAGCTCGATAACGCCGCTGCGGCGGTATCCCGTTTAGGCCAGAAGTGCTCCGACCTCGGCCTTGCACGGTTTGATCTTGTTTATGCTGATCTCAAACTCGGTGTGATTGATCTCCGGAAGCTACAGTACAACTCGCGAAATACGTACAAGATAATTGAGAAAACGGAGAAACTAATCTCCGCTTCGGCGAGTCTCCACTCTGCCATGGAATACATGGTAGAGTTAGAGACAGCGGAGAAAAAAAGACAGCGGAATGGGACAAAACCATGTCAAAAACCAAACATGGAATATTTCAATGAGAAATTAGTGTTTCAAAGAAAGCAAGTGCAGAATTTCAAGGAAACATCGTTATGGAAACAAACATTTGACAAAACGGTTGGAATCATGGCAAGGCTTGTGTGCATTGTGTATGCGAGAATATGCTCCGTTTTCGGAGCATATATTCATAAAGATCATAGTAACAAGaaaaatttcatgtcatttggttTTGGTTTCGACGATTGTTGCCTTCTGGAACACCGCAAGAGACGCGGTGTTTCAGAATGGTACGAGGAATCGCTCCATAATAGGCGCATGAATAGGTCGGTGCCTATCTCAAAAGAAGCAACATCGATTAAAATCGTCGGCGTGATAAAGTTTCTTAACAACCCAATACCAATGGATTTTGCTTCTAGTGGCGGGGATGGAGTTGAAATAACAATGAAAGGTACCAAAAATGACAAGGTTTTGAAGCTTGCACCGCCGTCGACAGTTGGTGGAGCAGGGCTTTCTTTGAGGTATGCCAATGTGATCCTTCTGGCGGAGCGTTATCTCAACGCGCCAGCGGCGATGGGAGACGGCGCGCGTGAGGCCTTGTACGATATGTTACCAGGGAGACTGAGGGTGAAGGTGAGGGCGAAACTGAAGGGACGGTGGGCGAAAGAGGAAGAAAAAGGAAGTCACGGACACTCGCTGGCCGAAGGGTGGCGCGAGGCGTTGGAGGAGATGATGGAATGGCTGTCTCCGATTGCATACGACACGCTTCGGTGGCGGGCAGAGAGGTACTTGGAGAAAACGAAATTCGAGACGAAGCCGACTGCAATGCTTCTGCAGACATTGCATTACTCTGACTTGGAGAAGGCAGAGGCTGCCATAGTGGAAGTGTTGGTTGGATTGAGTTGTATATGTTTGTGTGAGAGAAGAATGCAGTGA